The Capsicum annuum cultivar UCD-10X-F1 chromosome 1, UCD10Xv1.1, whole genome shotgun sequence sequence TGATTCTTATCCATACTCAATTATGGAACTACAATTGGACCTTCTCCTTGTAACACTTAAAATCTATTGCTTGGTACGAAAGTGCAAAAAGGGTATGCCCTTGTTACACTTGGACAGTAATTTCTTGCAAAATTACTGCTGGTGGAATTGCTGTTTATATGTATGCATTGGCAGATAATCACTCTACCCAGGATTTTCGCCCATTCTTTTCTTGTTATGGGTGGGGAGGTTTGGAGATGTACGGGTTACAGTGTAATTGTGTGTTTATGCAAAGTATTGGAGTTGTTGATTATCCTTAGTTGGATAATGCTTTCAAATCTCTTTCGTAAAGGCAGAATCTGAAAACGAACTCCAACTGGGCTAAATTACCTTTTTTTTACAAGTTTTGTTGTTTTAAAGTTAAAACGAAGCGTGCCAAATTTCAACTTCTATTTACAACTGCAGATGAAAAGTCCTAATGAGATTGGTTTGATGCATTCTTTCATACAGAGATTTCCTTTCCATCATCTTACGAAATAGATTGCTTGATGTATGTGGTATTTAACTTTAAACTTTTGCATTCCATGTCACGACAACAGCCATATATTTTCCTTTCGAGACTTGATACCCTACCCCTACCAAAAGGAAAGAGAAGATTGTCAGATTTTCTATAACTTGAGGCGTTATACTTTTCCTTGCATTTTGGTTCTTTGTTGTTGCACACTCCTTGTGCTTTTCATTTACTGACtatctaattaaataaaaaaccaatTTTGGAAAATACGCATTTTGCCTTTTTGAGTAAACTCTACGAAGGAAGTCTTCTTATGGTTTGTAGTTAGAGTATCATGTTCAAACAATCTCGTAGAAATTACAATtctattttgtattagtttgttTCTATACGTTTCCGAAAACTAATTATACTTTTTCACAGGATGATATTCGCAGGGAAGCTCAAACAATGAGTTTAATCGGCCATCCAAATTTAATAAAGGCATTTTGTTCATTCGTTGTTGATCACTACCTTTGGGTGGTGATGCCCTACATGGCTGAGGGTTCTTGTCTGCACCTCATGAAGATAGCATATCCAGATGGATTTGAGGAGGCTGTTATTGGTTCTATCTTGAAAGAAACTCTTAAGGCTTTGGAATATCTCCATCAACATGGGCATATTCATCGAGATGTTAAGGTTTTTATCAGAACTAATGTTCCCTTCTGATGCCAATTCTTCAACTGCTGATGTTTGAGTTTTCTCTGACATTTGGTGTCACTCCAGGCTGGGAATATATTGCTGGACACTAATGGGGAAGTGAAGCTCGCCGACTTTGGTGTTTCTGCATGCATGTTTGATAGTGGTGATAGGCAGCGCTCTAGGAATACCTTTACAGGAACTCCATGCTGGTCAGTATATAAGCATCTACTGCTCGATTATCCATCCGTCTTTGTTTCTTTGGATGTCTTTTGTTTTTCTCATTGTATTTCAACTGACTTTGTAGGATGGCACCAGAAGTTTTGCAGCCTGGAACTGGATATGATTTCAAGTGAGTTTCTTGTCACTAACTTGGCGTTGTAGCACCACACAAGTTTTGCATACCTTGTTAAGATGTGATATTGAACATTGATTGTAAAACATTTGTGTGGATATGTCTACATTTATGATTTCAGAGAGCATTTCTGATAATTACCAGGACTGATTTACATTTTTAAGAGGCATGACTTTTTCATCATCCATTTACAGGGCTGACATTTGGTCATTTGGAATAACTGCCTTAGAGTTGGCTCATGGTCATGCACCATTTTCAAAGTACCCTCCATTGAAGGTATATAGTCATTTTCAGGAGCGTTCGAGAACAATAATTAGGTATATGGTGGATAATATGGAAAGAAAGAAACTCTAGATATTTTGAGGATAGTACTAGTCCTATTCAGAAGATTAGGACGGATCACGTTTGTCTCTTCTATTTTGGTGTAAAAAACATGCTGGAAGAAATAGGAGAAGTGTAAGTTTTCATTAGGTGCCCCCTGGCCCCTTACACTTTTGTTTGTAAAAATCACATCTCAACCTCTTTTGTAGCTGAGTTTTACTGTTAATACTAGCTTAGCTATGTGCTTGTATATGTATTTCATGAACTTAGTGGCTGTGGTTTTCCGGTGCTAGGTTCTGCTGATGACTATGAACAGTGCTCCTCCTGGACTTGATTATGACCGTGATAAGAAATTCTCAAAGGTAATTTTTTTAGTTTCCCTGGTTGGATATATTTTGATGAGATATTGCTCTAGAGTATGGTTCAGTGCTTGTTTCTTTTCATGTACGAAATCCAAAACTTTTTAATTCTTTAACAGTCCTTCAAGGAAATGGTTGCAATGTGCTTGGTGAAAGATCAAACTAAAAGGCCAACTGCTGAAAAATTGTTGAaacacatttttttcaaaaaagttaaGCCTCCGGAGCTTTCTGTAAAGAAACTGTTCGCCGACTTACCATCGCTGTGGAAACGAGTAAAAACCCTCCAGGTATCTCATACTAGGTCTGTTCTAAGGTTTTCCATGTTTAGCATCATTTAACTTTCTCTTCATGAAACTACTGCAGGATAAAGATGCTGCACAACTAGCCTTGAAGAAAATGCCTTCATCCGAGCAGGAAGCAATATCACAGGTTTGAGGCAATTGTTTTTTTCAAGGAAGTGCTTGAAGCAATTTTAATTGATGGCATTTTGTTGTGTCATGTTGTGCTCAACTtcccaaaaaggggagatttgctACTTTTATGATCGTTTTCAAGCTCTGTTTAAGGTTTTCTTCAGTTACCATCTTTATTACTACACTTTACTTTAGCCAAAAGGGTCTGAAgctgattttctatttttttgctaTATGTTCTTGCCTGAAATGGTTGCATATGCGCATTCTGCCGAAGCTTGGGGGAATTCTTGACATAAATagctaagattttttttttctggtGGTTTGCTTTTGCTGACTAGTAACTTTggcttataattttttaaattctctATCAGTGTCACCTAAATTTGAATATAGACAAGTTGGTTGACTCCCTTGGTATTTGTTCTGTTCTAATATCTTGTGTGCTCTTTTCAGAGTGAATACCAACGAGGTGTTAGTGCCTGGAACTTTGATCTGGAGGATTTAAAGTTTCAAGCTTCAATGGTATGTACCTGAAAAGATATCGTTAAAGTGATAGAGATAATTTCAACAGTTCTTTGTGTTTTTTCCTGAACTCAGAAAAGACCGACTTCACTTTCCCTGTGGTAGGTGCAAGATGATGATGAAATATCGGAGATTAGGGAAGAAGATGAAAGCATGAAGTCTTATATGAATTACAAGGTCCTTAGCAATATTATTTTATGCAGTTTTGAGATATATCTTTTTCTTGTATTTATCAGAAAAACTTTTTGAgttatattttcaagttattcatctgcaataaataataatacattCTATTACTTAGATTTGTAAGGATCTAATTTAGCTCCTAGTACCTCATGGCATGAGAATGTTTGTAAATTGGCAGGAGAATTCAGTTTCTGCTCTAAATGCTGGAAAATCATCGTTAAAACAAGATATCGTTTCCAGGTATATTACACTATTTCTTTTCAGTTATTGTAGAAAGTACCCTTTTATCTTTTTTGATCAACTAGTACCCTTTTATCTACTCCATGTTATGCAGTTACAAAGAATTGCAAGTCAGTCACTTGTAATTTATGAATTGTAGAAGATATACCGaccccaaaccccacttgtgggattacactgggctCGAAGAAATACCAAGTTGTTTGCTGAAGTGTTTTTAATGAGAAATAAGGAAATCTGATTATAGTTTGAATGTCAAGTACTAATGAGCTTGATTTCTTAAGCTTAGCAAAGTGAACTGCAAGCCAGCCACTTGTAATTACAAATCGTAGAAGAAATACCAAGTTAGTTTCTAAAGTTTTGTAGCATTAATTAGCAGTGAGGAAATTCGATCTTGGTTTGAATTTCCAAGTTCTAAAGCACTCGAGCTCTTTTAAGTTTAATAAAGTGAGTCCATAAACGATGAGCGTTTCCATTAAAAGTCTGTTCTAGGGGTTCATTTCTTAAATTGTCAAGAATAGTTATTTTTCCCAAAGCTAGCATAAGCTTGTCAGTCTCCaggagaaaatataaaaaagtttttttcagAACATTAAATATAATAGATTGGGTAtcatatgagaaacactaccatTTTTGTATATATCATCATAAGTCAATCAATTTTTATCGAATTTTCCCTCAATACTTTCTGTTTCAGTGAGCAAGGAAGTGTTGGTGAAGTGACTTTAGCTGAATGCCAGAGAAAGAAGGGAGAAAACTTGGAATGTAATAAACTGGATTCCGACCATCAGGAGGAAGGCGGACTTAGGAAGAATTCATCAAAACCCGAGCTTCCACCCCTTACCTCAGACAAAGACGCAGTGCAAGCTAAGAGTAAATGTCAAACAGCAAAAGCTTGTCGAAGTCAGAGTGGACCACTTACGCCAGGTGTTGAGCTAAGTCATTCGGCATCAGAAAGATCTAGCAACTTTGAAAGGTCTTATACTGTTTTGTTTAATCTACTGTATAATGTTTTGCGCCAAGGCAATTTGAAATCTGATGATTCAGGAACAAATAGTTGTTTCTATCAGTTCATGTGATCAGCTGTTATGCTGAATGAAATTTATCAAAATTACCTTGCACCTGAAGTTCTCCGAACAATAAGCTCGAAATTGTCagttatattttgaaattaaaaaaataagaataccAACAGATAAGAATTCACAGTCTATGTTTAGTGCTTTGGTAACTTCTTATCGAGGCTGATCTTGAGACTAGGGATTAGTTCAATAGGATTTTATCCGTTGTGTTTACTCACTGGTTTTTGCATAGCGAAGTATGATAAATTGTTAATTTGTTGGGCCAATGGtattagatgaattttattttcacCTTTTGCTACGTTTTATTTATATGAGAACCTTGCTTCATGTAACTTGTGCTTGTGCAACAGAAGTAAGGTTGAAAACCAACAAGTGGAAAAAACTCATCAAGTACGAAAAGCACCCAGCTTTAGTGGCCCTCTAATGCTTCCAAACCGAGCTTCAGCAAATAGTAAATCAGCACCAATTAACTCATCTGGGGGTAATAATGCATTTCACACAAGTTcttttactaaaattattttattgtgtatTGTAGCGGTAGTCTGTGTCCAGTCACATGTCAACTGAAGCTGGACTTTGCTTTCTGCTAATAATTATTATTTCCTCTCCAGGATTCAAAGATTCTTTGGATGACAAGTCCGTGGCCAACTTGGTTCAAATAAAAGGGAGGTTTTCTGTAACATCAGAAAATGTAGATTTCCTGAAGGTATGTCATTTCTGTTAAAACAATATTTATGCTAGGATATTGCATCATGTACAGTTCCTCAGCAATTTTGTCAAGTAAGATGTGTAGTATTGTCTTTTATTTTAACAAAGGAAAATCTACTTTCCGTGCTATCTTTGACGTAAGATCCATGTGAACCCAGGGGTCACAATTGAGGAAGACTGCAAGTGTTGGAGACTGGATATTGGAATCTAAACTGATGGTTTGTGAATTGGTCCTTTCTTTAGAAACCGCAGCTAATTgatatgagaaaataaagaaCTTCCCTTCCCCATATCAAAGCTCTTTTTTGCTTAAACAAGTTAAaacaaaatagaagaagaaaaagaattaatggATCTAATGGTGTGATTATTGAAAGAATTAATGGATCTAATGGTGTGATTATTGCTCATCAATTTTCAGCCTCCCAGTCGAATACCAAAGGAGCTTGCCCTTGATAATATTCCTGCCTCAGTTCTGATGCCTCACCTGcaaaatcttttgcaacagaCATCAATCCAACAGGTAATGTTTCAAGTTTATGGTAGGAATATAAGACTACTTCCTCACTAGGCCTTCCCTTTAATTAAGAAAACAGAAGAATAAGAAGTCCCTTGtccatttttgtttttgcttttttgGTCTTATGATTTCTACTGTTTGTATTACTAGGACCTAATCGTGAATCTGTTGAGTAGCTTGCAACTATCTGAGGCAGGAGATGGTGAGTAAACATCTAAAGATATGTCTGATCTTATTGAGTAGAGATCATGTGTTCTGATGGCAATATGGCCTCTGCAATAATCTTAATTTCTTGGTTTATCTCAGGTTCGCAACATGGAAAATCATCTCCACAGAGTGTTGCAGAGAATAATGGAAGTGTAAGTACATATGTCTGCATTTTACAATATGCTTTTCAGAAGATTTTGTAGAATCTGTGCGCCCTTTAAAACTGAAAACGCTGAAATTGACTTcttttaagttaattaaagctcaTGCTTAAGATTTTCCATCTCATGTCGCAGTACAGCAACACTATCCAGTAGTAGTTCTCTCCTAAAAACTTTGTTTTCTAGATACGTCTTATCTCGTGCTTTTAAACTGTATTCCCATGAACATACCCAAGGATAACACTAAGCTACTAAATGTTTGGAGAAATTTCACTCACGACGTATACTATTCAATGCAACAAACTGCCTGGTAATTTGTCAGGTGTGACTCGTACTATCTTTCCCGCCCTTGTCATCTTATTCGAGTTGTTTTACCCCTTGAAGTATTCATTTTAAGTACCTTTGAAGTAGTTCATTTATTGTCACATTCATTTTCGTCAAGATTTCAGAGTTTCATCTATTTTACAGGTTGATGCAGCTGTTTCTGAGAGGGAGCGGTTTCTGCTACTCAAAATATCTGAGCTTCAAGCTAGGTGAGCTAGCTGTGGACTCTAGGGGTGGGCGTTCTGTCGgttcggtctgattgtttaatatcggttcggtttattggTTTTcgaattgacaaaaatgacatccataaccaaaccgaaataaattcggtttggttcggtttttacaaattcggttcggttatttcggatttttatttcggtttgaaatattaaagtagttagccttttttttttcataactgagcatttagaattgatgggcttttttagaaaaattatttttttcaaacctgtttttcattcccaaatataaataactataaataaatgaaacgaaatgaaattatcataagcttaacataatacataacgtcattaatcattacatataatataactttgcataaataatctacaaaacaacacaaaactcataaaaatagttcatgaaacaacatactttctgcataaatagttcataaaatagtccaaagtc is a genomic window containing:
- the LOC107853079 gene encoding serine/threonine-protein kinase OSR1; its protein translation is MTGGGQKCYSVNPNDYKLLEEVGYGASATVYRTIYLPSNEVVALKCLDLDRCNSNLDDIRREAQTMSLIGHPNLIKAFCSFVVDHYLWVVMPYMAEGSCLHLMKIAYPDGFEEAVIGSILKETLKALEYLHQHGHIHRDVKAGNILLDTNGEVKLADFGVSACMFDSGDRQRSRNTFTGTPCWMAPEVLQPGTGYDFKADIWSFGITALELAHGHAPFSKYPPLKVLLMTMNSAPPGLDYDRDKKFSKSFKEMVAMCLVKDQTKRPTAEKLLKHIFFKKVKPPELSVKKLFADLPSLWKRVKTLQDKDAAQLALKKMPSSEQEAISQSEYQRGVSAWNFDLEDLKFQASMVQDDDEISEIREEDESMKSYMNYKENSVSALNAGKSSLKQDIVSSEQGSVGEVTLAECQRKKGENLECNKLDSDHQEEGGLRKNSSKPELPPLTSDKDAVQAKSKCQTAKACRSQSGPLTPGVELSHSASERSSNFERSKVENQQVEKTHQVRKAPSFSGPLMLPNRASANSKSAPINSSGGFKDSLDDKSVANLVQIKGRFSVTSENVDFLKGSQLRKTASVGDWILESKLMPPSRIPKELALDNIPASVLMPHLQNLLQQTSIQQDLIVNLLSSLQLSEAGDGSQHGKSSPQSVAENNGSVDAAVSERERFLLLKISELQARMSSLTDELTNEKLKYMQLQQRLNSMSSSQGEDWDRRES